From the genome of Canis lupus familiaris isolate Mischka breed German Shepherd chromosome 8, alternate assembly UU_Cfam_GSD_1.0, whole genome shotgun sequence, one region includes:
- the LOC119876478 gene encoding small nuclear ribonucleoprotein-associated protein B'-like codes for MSIRGFDSFMKLVINECIKMAGILEDHQQHTETNRINGRGRAMDRTDDRTKRKFQSLRNDGYLERVTSGGGGPTLWDVLKHARNAKETPGIPGGRQPARAPSRLRRSWKQACGWPRGGGGGTTLKGLLTERGKLTVGSARKFGWVSRNTAQPRGRSEAPGQAGGAPGGGARAPPRLQRPHEPSVRLRKARPHSIWLLGARRQRRSLPGMLRGSDGPTSLPFPTQPPPPSRRGPPFP; via the exons gtATTCTTGAAGATCATCAGCAGCATACTGAAACTAACAGAATCAATGGGAGAGGAAGAGCGATGGACAGGACTGATGACAGAACAAAAAGGAAGTTTCAAAG CCTCAGGAATGACGGGTACTTAGAGCGAGTGACAAGCGGAGGAGGAGGCCCGACCCTCTGGGACGTCCTGAAACACGCCAGGAATGCGAAAGAAACGCCAGGCATCCCGGGCGGGCGGCAGCCGGCCAGAGCGCCCAGCAGGTTACGACGGTCCTGGAAGCAGGCATGCGGctggccccgggggggggggggggggacgacgcTCAAGGGGCTGCTGACTGAGCGAGGGAAACTGACGGTTGGGAGCGCCCGAAAGTTCGGGTGGGTGTCCCGCAACACAGCCCAGCCCAGAGGCCGCAGCGAGGCACCGGGGCAAGCCGGAGGAgcgcctgggggcggggccagagccCCACCCCGCCTCCAGCGCCCTCACGAGCCCTCAGTACGCCTGCGTAAGGCGAGGCCGCACTCTATTTGGCTGCTAGGCGCGCGGCGGCAGCGGCGTTCTCTACCCGGCATGCTGCGCGGGAGCGACGGCCCTACGTCTCTCCCCTTCCCaacccagccccctcccccctcccgccgCGGCCCCCCCTTTCCCTAA